TGACCGACGAAATCCGCTTCGGCGATAACGACACCCTGGGAGCGTTGGTTGCGAATCTGGTTGAAGCCGATGGCCTGATCATTCTTACCGACCAGGTCGGCCTCTTCGACAAAGACCCCCGCAAGAACCCGGATGCCGCACTGGTTGAGCAGCGACAGGCAAATGACCCCGAACTTGACATAATGGCCGGTACCGGAATGGGCGCCCTCGGCCGCGGCGGCATGCAGACCAAAGTCCGCGCCGCCCGCCTCGCCGCTCGCTCTGGTGCTTTCACCGTTATTGTCGGCGGTAAAATAGAGCAGGTGATCACCCGCCTGCGAGAAGGCGACACAATAGGCACTCTGCTCTTGCCCGAGCAGGGTCGCATTGCAGCCCGCAAACAATGGCTGGCCAGCCACCTCCAGACCCGCGGCAAGCTCACTCTGGACCAGGGCGCCGTTAAAGTCCTTTGCCAGGGCGGCCGTAGCCTTTTGCCGGTAGGCGTTAAAGGTATATACGGCCAGTTTCGTCGCGGCGAAATGGTTTCCTGCATCGATGAAAACGGTAAAGAAGTCGCCAGGGGGCTGGTCAACTACGACGCCGACGAAGCAAGGGCTATTGCCGGTCTTTCAAGCAAGAAGATCACTGAAGTGCTGGGCTATATCTCCGACGAAGAGATGGTCCACCGAGATAATCTGGTTATTGTCTGATCGACTCCACAGTTCCGAAGCAGAATAACAATCAGGCATAAAAAAACCGGCCAATAAGGCCGGTTCTTTCAATCAGCTTCCGAAAAACGCTTTACGCGCTTTTCAGAGCCTTGATGCGGGCACTCAGGCGGCTCTTCTGACGAGCAACCTTGTTCTTGGCGAACACGCCCTTGTTAACCATGCTGTCCATGATCGGCTGAGCCTTTTCGAAAGCAGCTTTCGCTTCTTCCGGCTTGCCAGCTTCGATGTTGGCCTGAACCTTCTTGATGTAAGTACGCGCCATGGAACGCAGGCTAGCGTTGTGCTTGCGGTTCTTCTCGTTCTGACGTGCGCGCTTCTTGGCTTGTGGGGAATTTGCCACCGTTAAACTCCTGAGATCTGAAATTCGTTGTGAATCGATTCGTAAAAATCGCGGGCGCGCTAAACCAGCGCGTCGAATTAAATGACGCGGAACTATGCCGCCACAGCCCCCGAATGTCAAGGTTAAAACCTTTTTAGCACGAGTCCCGGCAAGGGCTGTGCTAAACTCGCGCACTTTCCACCGACATCTGCAGGGACGCCCGCGGAACACCCTACGGAATTACCGAAACGAGCCAGTCATGTCGACCGAACCCGAACAGGCCGATCAGCAGAAAACACTCCCAAAGCCACCGGGGCTGCTTCGCTCATCCGGACTCGTGGGCATGATGACCATGTTGTCCCGTGTGCTTGGCCTGGTGCGGGATATGGTAATCGCCCGCTATTTTGGCGCCGGTGCCGGTGCCGATGCCTTCTTTGTCGCCTTCAAGATACCGAACTTCCTCCGCCGCTTGTTTGCGGAGGGGGCCTTCGCCCAGGCGTTCGTCCCCGTACTCTCTTCCTATCGACAGAAGGAATCGGTAACCGAGGTGCGCCGCCTGGTCAACGCCGTTTCCGGTGTGCTGGGCATGGTGGTGCTGGGCGTCACCATCGTAGCGGTGTTGGGCTCGCCCTTGCTGACGGCCGTATTCGCGCCCGGATTTGTGGGCGACGAGGTGAAATTTGGGCTTGCCAGCGAAATGCTGCGCATTACCTTTCCCTACCTGTTCCTGATATCGCTGACTGCCTTTTCCGGCTCCATCCTCAACAGCTATGACCGATTTGCGGTGCCTGCCTTCACGCCGGTACTGCTCAATCTGTCGATGATCTGCGCGGCGGTTTTCCTCTCGCCTCTGATGGAGACGCCGATTATCGCGCTGGCCTGGGGCGTCTTTATTGCCGGTGCCCTGCAGTTGTTTTTCCAGCTTCCCTTTCTGATGCAGCTGGGATTGATGCCCCGGCCCCGTGTGGATTACCGGCACGAGGGTGTACGGAGAATCATGACCCTGATGCTGCCGGCCCTGTTCGGCGTCTCCGTCAGCCAGATCAACCTGCTGCTGGATACGGTGCTTGCATCGTTTCTGCAAACCGGCAGCGTGTCATGGCTCTACTATT
This genomic stretch from Marinobacter halotolerans harbors:
- the proB gene encoding glutamate 5-kinase, which translates into the protein MPLSKRTQLHQARRLVVKIGSALLTNDGRGLDVAALGLWVDQIADLVGSGVEVVIVSSGSVAEGMSRLGWTVRPEQLHELQAAAAVGQMGLVQTWEAQFKRHDLHTAQILLTHDDLSDRKRYLNARSTLRALLDFGVVPIVNENDTVVTDEIRFGDNDTLGALVANLVEADGLIILTDQVGLFDKDPRKNPDAALVEQRQANDPELDIMAGTGMGALGRGGMQTKVRAARLAARSGAFTVIVGGKIEQVITRLREGDTIGTLLLPEQGRIAARKQWLASHLQTRGKLTLDQGAVKVLCQGGRSLLPVGVKGIYGQFRRGEMVSCIDENGKEVARGLVNYDADEARAIAGLSSKKITEVLGYISDEEMVHRDNLVIV
- the rpsT gene encoding 30S ribosomal protein S20, which codes for MANSPQAKKRARQNEKNRKHNASLRSMARTYIKKVQANIEAGKPEEAKAAFEKAQPIMDSMVNKGVFAKNKVARQKSRLSARIKALKSA
- the murJ gene encoding murein biosynthesis integral membrane protein MurJ — translated: MSTEPEQADQQKTLPKPPGLLRSSGLVGMMTMLSRVLGLVRDMVIARYFGAGAGADAFFVAFKIPNFLRRLFAEGAFAQAFVPVLSSYRQKESVTEVRRLVNAVSGVLGMVVLGVTIVAVLGSPLLTAVFAPGFVGDEVKFGLASEMLRITFPYLFLISLTAFSGSILNSYDRFAVPAFTPVLLNLSMICAAVFLSPLMETPIIALAWGVFIAGALQLFFQLPFLMQLGLMPRPRVDYRHEGVRRIMTLMLPALFGVSVSQINLLLDTVLASFLQTGSVSWLYYSDRLSELPLGVFGIAIGTVILPSLSRKHADASGDQFAATLDWAVRAVLLIGLPAALALALLAEPLIATLFYYGEVTSRDVMMSGQALKAYSAGLLAFMLIKVLAPGYFARQDTRTPVKIGVIAMVANMAFNLALVFPLAHAGLALATSLSAWLNAGLLWRGLIKEGAWSWQAGWPVFLMRIAAANAALAGVILWFQPPLEQWLSADGFQRSADMAILVAVGISAYFATLAAVGVRVRHFRHR